One window of Heptranchias perlo isolate sHepPer1 chromosome 15, sHepPer1.hap1, whole genome shotgun sequence genomic DNA carries:
- the LOC137332663 gene encoding interferon-inducible GTPase 5-like, translating into MAQSTLSKFFTAEESRNLQSEYRTGELEAVILQIKSKFDNLDNMQLNIAVVGDAGSGKSTFINTVRGLHSEDQGAAPTGNKETRMEPTRYPYRALPNLPLWDLPGTNSFRFEINNYLKMVRFESYDFFIIVSQSRFRENDAELAKKIQEQDKEFHYVRSKIDNDVHALKMQGADFGEGLRTIRMDCVSNFQSVGVTPPAIFLISSFDLDKYEFPKLKSTLASDLLRIKSIAFSLSLPKFMLEITEPKMRMLKKRVCLLAVLAGAVGAVPVPGLSFITGIGLTVSGLINLQKQVGLNDKSLQSLASKVGKPTSVLKTEMSRRLPSKIPPAFTKVLLGITVITCMIAGIKHSFSPVTLSIFGTVSSFALTYMLLNDSLKDHLEARQQVVRSALRID; encoded by the coding sequence ATGGCCCAGTCTACACTCTCCAAGTTCTTCACTGCTGAGGAGAGCAGGAACCTGCAATCTGAGTATAGGACTGGTGAATTGGAAGCAGTGATTCTTCAGATAAAGAGTAAGTTCGACAATTTAGACAACATGCAGCTTAACATTGCAGTGGTGGGTGATGCGGGCTCAGGGAAATCCACCTTCATCAACACTGTGAGAGGTCTTCACAGCGAAGATCAGGGAGCTGCTCCAACTGGGAATAAAGAAACCCGGATGGAGCCAACCAGGTATCCCTATCGAGCTCTGCCTAATCTTCCACTCTGGGATCTTCCAGGAACAAATTCCTTCCGTTTTGAAATCAATAATTACCTAAAGATGGTGAGGTTTGAAAGCTATGACTTTTTCATCATTGTGTCCCAGTCACGATTCAGAGAGAACGATGCAGAGCTTGCCAAAAAGATTCAAGAACAGGACAAAGAGTTCCACTATGTCCGGTCCAAAATAGACAATGATGTCCACGCACTGAAGATGCAAGGTGCCGACTTTGGTGAAGGGCTGAGGACAATTCGCATGGATTGTGTCAGCAACTTCCAAAGTGTTGGAGTTACACCACCAGCCATTTTTCTGATCTCAAGTTTTGACCTGGACAAATATGAATTTCCTAAATTAAAGTCCACTCTCGCCAGTGACCTCCTGAGAATAAAATCAATtgctttctcgctctcactcccaAAGTTTATGTTGGAAATTACAGAACCCAAAATGCGAATGTTGAAGAAGAGAGTCTGTCTGTTGGCCGTGCTCGCTGGAGCAGTGGGTGCAGTGCCAGTGCCAGGGTTGTCTTTCATTACTGGCATTGGGTTGACAGTTTCTGGGCTGATAAACCTCCAGAAACAGGTGGGACTCAATGACAAGTCTCTGCAAAGCCTGGCCAGCAAAGTTGGTAAACCCACTTCAGTTCTGAAAACTGAAATGAGTCGTCGATTGCCAAGTAAGATCCCACCAGCATTTACCAAGGTACTGTTAGGTATCACCGTCATCACCTGCATGATAGCTGGGATCAAACACAGCTTCAGTCCggtgaccctctctatctttgggACAGTGTCGTCCTTTGCTTTGACCTACATGTTACTGAATGATTCACTAAAAGACCATTTGGAAGCTCGACAGCAGGTGGTGAGGAGTGCACTTAGAATAGATTGA